In a genomic window of Siphonobacter curvatus:
- a CDS encoding TolB family protein, with protein sequence MALSVRSIAQKDTTSFVHTVDIGTGKIDTIFRIQKHLEAPNWHPDQYLIVNSKGKLFTLPLKSATLQGLNTGFANQCNNDHGISPDRKWLAISHNDKQDPSPKSYKSAIYILPIQGGEPRKITREVPSFWHGWSPDGKTLVYCGERNGNFDIYAISTDGGLEKRLTHTEGLDDGPEYSSDGKYIYFNSYRTGHMQIWRMRPDGSNPEQLTSDPHSNWFPHPSPDNQWLVYIAYTSDEKQNHLFGKNVKLRLMNLKTKTIQDITPVFYGGQGTINVPSWSPDSRKIAFVSYAVK encoded by the coding sequence ATGGCTCTATCGGTAAGGAGTATTGCCCAAAAAGACACGACGAGTTTCGTTCACACCGTCGATATTGGTACGGGGAAAATCGATACCATCTTCCGGATTCAAAAACACCTCGAAGCTCCCAACTGGCACCCGGATCAGTACTTGATCGTCAATAGCAAAGGAAAGCTCTTTACGCTTCCCCTGAAGTCCGCAACCCTTCAGGGACTGAACACCGGATTTGCCAACCAGTGTAATAACGATCACGGCATTTCGCCGGATCGAAAATGGCTGGCGATCAGTCACAATGATAAACAGGACCCCTCGCCTAAATCGTACAAATCGGCCATTTACATTCTCCCCATTCAGGGCGGGGAACCTCGAAAAATCACTCGGGAAGTTCCTTCTTTTTGGCACGGCTGGAGTCCGGACGGCAAAACCCTGGTTTACTGCGGCGAACGAAACGGCAATTTTGATATTTACGCAATAAGTACGGATGGAGGTTTGGAAAAGCGACTCACTCATACGGAGGGACTCGACGACGGTCCGGAATACTCCAGCGATGGCAAATACATTTATTTTAATTCCTACCGCACGGGTCACATGCAGATTTGGCGGATGCGACCCGACGGGTCCAATCCCGAGCAGTTAACCTCTGACCCGCATTCCAACTGGTTTCCCCATCCCTCGCCCGACAATCAGTGGCTCGTTTACATCGCGTATACTTCCGATGAAAAACAGAATCATTTATTCGGCAAAAACGTAAAACTTCGCCTGATGAATCTGAAAACCAAAACTATTCAGGATATTACACCCGTTTTTTACGGTGGGCAGGGAACAATCAATGTACCTTCGTGGAGTCCCGACAGTCGGAAGATTGCCTTTGTCAGCTACGCCGTCAAGTAA
- a CDS encoding Gfo/Idh/MocA family protein — protein MDQHSSKSRRQFLQKIAATSLAAASSPLSSLAAQAKAEERILQFEKRISANDTIRLGVIGYGVQGHFDLNTALKVPGVELAGICDLYTGRIENAKEKYGKELFTTRNYQELLDRKDIDAVIIATHDVWHARMTLDALAKGKHVYCEKPMVYKISEGPSVIAAAKKSGKVLQVGSQRVSSIGYAKAKELLAAGEIGKLNMVNAVYDRQSSIGAWEYTIPKDANASTTDWERFIAVTDKMPFDAKKFFWWRAFKEVGTGVAGDLFIHLLSGTHLITNSKGPESIYSTGQFSYWKDGRNMPDVMSGVMQYPETKEHAAFQLTLQVNFISGTGGQEVIRLVGSEGVIDVVGNSITVKHSLLPEAPGFGGYDSVFTFSKQMQEEMQKEYDAKWTPQQRKRKVKEDIVFKAPQGYDDHLDHFTNFFEAIRSNKPVVEDAEFGFRAAAPALACNESYFSKKIIHWDPVKMKLV, from the coding sequence ATGGATCAACATTCCTCTAAATCAAGAAGACAATTTCTGCAAAAAATTGCGGCTACCAGTCTGGCTGCGGCCTCTTCGCCCCTTTCCTCCCTAGCTGCTCAAGCCAAGGCGGAAGAACGCATTCTTCAGTTTGAAAAGAGAATTTCTGCTAATGACACCATTCGTCTGGGGGTGATTGGTTACGGAGTGCAGGGCCACTTTGACTTAAATACGGCCCTTAAAGTGCCGGGTGTCGAACTGGCCGGAATTTGCGATCTGTACACCGGAAGAATTGAAAACGCGAAGGAAAAGTACGGGAAAGAACTCTTCACGACCCGAAATTACCAGGAGCTGTTGGACCGGAAAGATATCGACGCCGTCATCATTGCTACGCACGACGTCTGGCACGCCCGCATGACCCTGGACGCTCTGGCCAAGGGCAAGCACGTGTACTGCGAAAAACCGATGGTGTATAAAATTAGCGAAGGTCCTTCGGTCATTGCGGCGGCTAAAAAATCGGGTAAGGTGTTGCAGGTAGGCAGTCAGCGGGTCAGTAGTATTGGCTATGCGAAAGCCAAGGAATTACTGGCCGCCGGGGAGATTGGCAAGCTCAACATGGTGAATGCGGTTTATGATCGCCAAAGCTCCATTGGGGCCTGGGAATACACCATTCCAAAAGATGCCAACGCCAGTACCACCGACTGGGAACGCTTCATTGCCGTAACGGATAAAATGCCATTTGATGCCAAGAAGTTTTTCTGGTGGCGGGCGTTTAAAGAAGTAGGTACGGGCGTGGCTGGTGATTTGTTCATTCACCTGCTGAGCGGTACGCACCTGATTACCAACTCCAAAGGTCCGGAAAGCATTTACAGTACCGGACAATTCAGCTACTGGAAAGACGGCCGGAATATGCCCGATGTGATGTCGGGCGTCATGCAGTATCCCGAAACCAAAGAGCACGCCGCCTTCCAGCTGACTTTACAGGTGAATTTCATCAGTGGCACGGGTGGTCAGGAAGTCATCCGGCTGGTAGGATCCGAAGGTGTGATTGATGTGGTGGGGAACAGCATTACCGTCAAGCACAGTCTGTTGCCCGAAGCTCCCGGTTTTGGTGGCTATGATTCCGTCTTTACCTTCTCCAAACAAATGCAGGAGGAAATGCAGAAAGAGTACGACGCCAAATGGACGCCCCAGCAACGCAAGCGAAAAGTAAAGGAAGATATCGTTTTTAAAGCACCGCAGGGCTACGACGATCATTTAGACCACTTCACGAATTTCTTCGAAGCCATCCGATCTAACAAACCCGTAGTGGAAGACGCCGAATTCGGTTTCCGTGCCGCGGCTCCGGCCCTGGCCTGTAACGAAAGTTATTTTAGTAAGAAAATCATCCACTGGGATCCCGTTAAAATGAAACTGGTGTAG
- a CDS encoding nuclear transport factor 2 family protein, whose translation MDYSSLLRQLYQDFNARQIDRVLAHMHRDVAWPNGWEGGYVSGHDEVRAYWLRQWQEIDPHVEPLAVETRPDGQLAVHVHQVIKDLNGQVVNDTKLYHVYRFEADKIQTMVIEHE comes from the coding sequence ATGGATTATTCATCCCTACTCCGTCAGTTGTATCAGGATTTCAACGCCCGTCAGATTGACCGCGTACTAGCTCATATGCACCGCGATGTGGCCTGGCCCAATGGCTGGGAAGGCGGTTACGTGTCTGGTCACGACGAAGTACGAGCGTATTGGCTTCGACAATGGCAAGAAATCGACCCCCATGTGGAACCGCTTGCGGTGGAAACCCGACCCGACGGTCAACTCGCCGTTCACGTACATCAGGTGATCAAGGATTTAAACGGTCAGGTCGTAAACGATACGAAACTGTATCATGTTTACCGTTTTGAAGCGGATAAAATCCAAACGATGGTTATTGAACACGAATAG
- a CDS encoding S41 family peptidase, with protein MLHQYNQLKMIVKHPFFCLIFLLGSLVSDPTVFAQTTPKADCDCLEAFTFISNYVEKNQASFRHVVTADQRPAYETFKRGIRRQIQKEGKRRCSLFLHQYMAYFKDHHSQVHAASTLDVSDPDQLKAFLASAAFRNTETVAVDSAKAYNYVKHSNDPVEGIYDLYGSYQVLIQKNKNAYRDYYGVLLQTKSPTWKPGQVKLELKRMAADTYQYQGYLQDHSLSLELLTIDQPVTRIGEWTKLYPVATTASKHTQDSIPTALTTFKLLDDSTAYLSISTFSREYLSTLDSTFQALTPALQRTPYLLIDVRDNGGGSSLAYQRLLPLLYTHPSTDDSFTEYLATSGIIKQYENLLKNSPNPALTSYRKDLIQQMKQVPEGTFIRLRQDQPKADSTSKIRLEKPRKVLILYNRNCGSSCETFVLAGMRSKKVVTVGENSGGYIGYGNIMTIPVPNSAYVLESSTTRNPALVQYEYTGIPPMRKVPAQTSWIEFARQELGTP; from the coding sequence ATGCTTCACCAGTATAATCAACTGAAAATGATCGTTAAACACCCGTTTTTCTGTCTGATTTTTCTGCTTGGTAGTTTAGTCTCCGACCCAACGGTTTTCGCCCAAACGACCCCAAAGGCAGATTGCGATTGTCTGGAAGCGTTTACTTTCATTTCGAATTACGTAGAGAAAAATCAGGCTTCTTTCCGGCATGTCGTAACCGCTGATCAACGACCCGCGTATGAAACGTTCAAACGGGGCATTCGCCGGCAAATACAGAAAGAGGGGAAACGCCGCTGTAGTTTGTTTTTACATCAGTACATGGCTTATTTCAAGGATCATCACTCGCAGGTGCATGCGGCAAGTACCCTCGATGTCAGTGATCCCGATCAACTCAAAGCATTCCTGGCCTCAGCCGCCTTTCGCAACACCGAAACCGTAGCTGTGGATTCGGCAAAGGCGTACAACTATGTCAAACATTCAAACGATCCGGTGGAAGGTATTTATGACCTGTATGGCTCATATCAGGTGCTAATTCAGAAAAACAAGAACGCCTATCGGGATTATTATGGCGTCTTGTTGCAAACCAAAAGTCCGACCTGGAAGCCCGGCCAGGTAAAGCTTGAACTCAAAAGAATGGCCGCAGACACCTACCAGTATCAGGGGTATCTGCAGGACCATTCTTTATCTCTGGAATTGTTAACCATTGATCAGCCCGTCACCCGGATTGGCGAGTGGACGAAACTCTATCCCGTCGCTACGACTGCTTCTAAACATACCCAGGATTCCATTCCTACGGCCCTCACTACGTTTAAGCTACTGGATGACAGTACGGCTTACTTAAGCATCAGTACCTTTAGTCGGGAGTATCTTTCCACGCTGGATTCTACTTTTCAGGCCTTGACGCCCGCTCTGCAACGAACGCCGTATCTGCTCATCGACGTCCGCGACAATGGCGGGGGTAGTTCGCTGGCTTATCAACGTTTGCTTCCCTTGCTGTATACCCACCCATCCACCGATGATTCGTTTACGGAATATTTGGCTACATCGGGCATCATCAAACAGTACGAAAACTTGCTAAAAAACAGTCCCAATCCAGCCCTGACCAGCTACCGAAAGGACCTGATTCAGCAAATGAAACAAGTGCCGGAAGGAACGTTTATACGCCTGCGTCAGGATCAGCCGAAAGCGGATAGCACCTCTAAAATCCGCCTGGAAAAGCCCAGAAAAGTGCTGATTCTGTATAACCGTAACTGCGGCAGCTCTTGCGAAACGTTCGTGTTAGCGGGTATGCGGAGTAAAAAAGTAGTTACCGTCGGAGAAAACTCCGGGGGATACATTGGCTACGGCAATATCATGACGATACCGGTTCCTAATTCAGCCTACGTACTGGAAAGCTCCACGACCCGAAATCCGGCTCTGGTTCAGTACGAGTATACGGGCATCCCTCCCATGCGTAAGGTCCCTGCCCAAACGAGCTGGATTGAGTTTGCCCGGCAAGAATTGGGTACGCCCTGA
- a CDS encoding NAD-dependent epimerase/dehydratase family protein yields MNKPFGKILLTGVTGLVGARLLPRLMEAGWDCRALVRAGKDVPTGVSIMEGDLFDEASLIQAVQGVEAIIHLAAVFRTPDLDLIWKSNLEGTRNLIAAAKIHAPNARFIFASTTHVYDAGSSHPGREDDPVHSEHPYPASKVAAEKEVQESGLNWLILRFPFVYGDGDGHLETLPQHLKATQWHPAMRMSTIHHRDIATAMHLGLAGAFDGRIVNIADEGPVSIYELVQLVGETLEDSAEPLPNPWYLHADASLARSLGFQPVVRTVYQAVQEKLL; encoded by the coding sequence ATGAACAAGCCATTCGGAAAAATACTGTTAACGGGTGTAACCGGTCTGGTGGGAGCACGCCTGCTCCCCCGTCTCATGGAAGCGGGTTGGGATTGTCGGGCACTGGTACGTGCGGGCAAAGACGTACCGACCGGCGTGTCGATTATGGAGGGCGATTTGTTTGACGAGGCCTCGCTTATTCAGGCCGTACAGGGGGTGGAGGCCATCATCCACTTGGCCGCCGTCTTCCGTACACCAGACCTGGATTTGATCTGGAAAAGTAACCTCGAAGGTACGCGAAACCTGATTGCTGCCGCTAAAATCCACGCTCCCAACGCCCGATTTATTTTTGCCAGTACCACGCACGTCTACGATGCCGGCAGTTCGCATCCCGGTCGCGAGGACGATCCTGTTCATTCGGAGCATCCGTACCCCGCGAGCAAAGTGGCCGCCGAAAAAGAAGTACAGGAAAGCGGTCTGAACTGGTTGATTCTGCGATTTCCGTTCGTGTATGGCGATGGCGATGGTCATCTGGAAACGCTCCCTCAGCATTTGAAAGCTACGCAATGGCATCCCGCCATGCGAATGAGTACCATTCACCACCGCGACATCGCTACGGCCATGCACCTGGGCCTGGCCGGGGCTTTCGATGGCCGCATAGTCAATATTGCCGATGAGGGTCCCGTTTCGATTTACGAACTGGTGCAGTTAGTAGGCGAAACCCTGGAGGATTCAGCGGAGCCGCTTCCCAATCCCTGGTACCTGCATGCGGATGCTTCACTGGCCCGTAGTTTGGGTTTTCAGCCCGTCGTCAGAACGGTTTATCAGGCCGTGCAGGAAAAGTTACTGTAA
- a CDS encoding AraC family transcriptional regulator — MSTIHSLPEGFSQNDQLPIRIVSPDFGHLSPEVADQYGLTHRLPYYFFIFVLEGSSQYGVDLDTIDVGKHEVLFCLPHQIQQLPIHIHAKDYYKLGFDEACLAQLPKPYPFLLNPLNQQKIRFSPAAAGRVQSIFEMLQTLLRSPDTEPELILAHLNSLLTELNTAYFAADKKPTDDRLAKFIGFKVFVENNLIDHPSIKAIAEELAVSTDSLCQIVKHYSGRSPKEFITNRLILEARRRLYYGERSSVKELAFELGFNDPDYFSRVFKKETGKTVAAFFQDLS; from the coding sequence ATGTCTACGATCCATTCATTACCGGAGGGCTTCAGCCAAAACGATCAGCTACCGATCCGAATCGTTTCGCCGGATTTTGGTCATCTATCGCCGGAGGTCGCGGATCAATACGGTCTTACGCATCGCTTACCCTACTACTTTTTTATTTTTGTACTAGAGGGGTCAAGCCAGTACGGCGTGGATCTGGATACGATCGACGTTGGAAAGCACGAGGTACTGTTCTGCTTACCCCACCAGATTCAGCAGCTTCCCATTCATATTCACGCGAAGGATTATTATAAACTGGGCTTTGATGAAGCCTGCCTGGCCCAACTACCGAAGCCTTATCCGTTCTTGCTGAATCCACTGAACCAGCAGAAAATCCGATTTTCACCCGCTGCTGCTGGTCGGGTACAATCCATTTTCGAAATGCTCCAGACGCTATTACGCAGCCCGGATACGGAACCTGAATTGATTCTGGCCCATCTGAATAGCCTGCTTACGGAGTTGAACACCGCCTATTTTGCAGCGGACAAGAAACCGACGGATGACCGACTCGCAAAATTCATTGGCTTTAAAGTATTTGTTGAAAACAACCTGATCGATCATCCGAGTATCAAAGCGATTGCCGAGGAACTGGCCGTGAGTACCGACAGCCTGTGCCAGATTGTCAAACACTATTCCGGTCGATCGCCCAAGGAATTCATTACCAACCGTCTTATTCTGGAAGCCAGACGTCGGCTGTACTACGGTGAACGCTCGTCCGTAAAGGAACTGGCCTTTGAACTGGGCTTTAATGACCCGGATTACTTCTCCCGGGTATTCAAAAAGGAAACGGGGAAAACGGTTGCCGCGTTTTTTCAGGATTTGTCCTGA
- a CDS encoding AraC family transcriptional regulator, whose amino-acid sequence MKRFLSNESLLAQQFEANHWPMSVNRDPSYSYEIVLIQAGSGSYQVNGNQSRYQVGDVFFLGPSDRYSFKISQKTCFYSLLFSIPYVASLMPTAGQGWPYVVDYSVPLSGTLISNSSEQRSLLALVEIILAEQQLHGVLANSVVESLMKTILSLLDRYLAQHSVSESARSVSPSAFIQRVLTYIGQHITEPQLLRMENMAEVFNYSASHLAALFKQQVGESIQQYIIQYKLNRVATRLSLSTLTISQIADEFGFSDVCHLNKLFKRHYQYTPTDYRRSLAVS is encoded by the coding sequence ATGAAACGCTTCCTTTCTAACGAGTCTCTTCTTGCCCAGCAATTTGAAGCCAACCATTGGCCTATGTCGGTTAATAGAGATCCCTCATACTCATACGAAATTGTGCTGATTCAGGCCGGTAGTGGCTCCTATCAGGTGAATGGAAATCAGTCTAGGTACCAGGTTGGGGATGTGTTTTTTCTGGGACCCTCGGATAGATACAGTTTCAAGATTTCTCAAAAGACCTGCTTTTATAGTCTGTTGTTCTCCATTCCTTACGTAGCCAGTCTGATGCCGACAGCGGGTCAGGGGTGGCCATACGTCGTCGACTATAGCGTACCGTTATCGGGTACACTCATCAGTAATTCTAGTGAGCAACGAAGTCTGCTGGCCTTAGTAGAAATTATTCTGGCGGAACAGCAGCTGCACGGCGTACTGGCGAATTCGGTCGTTGAATCGCTGATGAAAACCATTTTGAGTTTATTAGATCGGTATCTTGCTCAACATTCGGTTAGCGAATCTGCCCGGTCGGTAAGCCCTTCGGCGTTTATCCAACGCGTACTGACGTACATCGGTCAGCACATTACGGAACCTCAGTTGTTGCGAATGGAAAACATGGCGGAGGTATTCAACTATTCCGCCAGTCACCTAGCGGCCCTATTTAAGCAACAGGTGGGCGAGTCCATTCAGCAATACATCATTCAGTACAAACTCAATCGGGTAGCCACTCGGTTAAGTCTGAGTACCCTGACCATTTCTCAAATCGCAGATGAATTCGGTTTCTCCGATGTTTGTCATTTAAACAAACTTTTCAAACGACATTACCAGTACACCCCCACGGACTATCGCCGGAGTTTAGCAGTATCTTGA
- a CDS encoding sigma 54-interacting transcriptional regulator: protein MAYYGELNRLPSLLVVEDEFLIAHDLRRILTNAGYDVLGLAASVQEAKERMAQQTPDIVLLDILLIGPETGIDLAEWLKEQAIPFVFLSANLSNELLEAAKRTQPFGFLTKPFREKDVLTTLELARYRHAHSEEAKLRQQQAIQIAVNNAIVTIQDRDQLCLAIAQQINQLVPFSFLNLRIGLPDESSFYWLMLEKTSEHTFVRINPTALLPSQTDGQMLDKLDREAPDRLGEQRGIFVGEDFQQLCEHYITARSCRDHFQVQSLMLFPIQLKRNSRTTIIVSSTSLEGFTPKEYQAVSLITPQIALALDNLLAYEELEARRQLKAIELTIVNAFRNGSDVRSVLAQVAGSINERMPVDMVTLYRVGPAPETVSVTSIAQKEVGVFVTVTEQELMQRHGLQPADWQQSLSDMPYWLMKPTLCVGSQFTDGPSGNAVSDLYQKLGLPSVMYVPIFIKDQAMASLVLASRAPYAFTYKDLSTLQDISVQMGMALENLLAFERIKTLSEQLELEKTYLTEEIKTSHNFEEIIGSSAALQAVFTNISQVARTDATVLILGETGTGKELVARAIHNRSTRQGRTVVKVNCAALPAQLIESELFGHERGSFTGATEKRIGKFELANGGTLFLDEIGELPLELQAKLLRAIQEREIERLGGKGPIKIDTRIIAATNRNLQQEVAQGRFRSDLYYRLAVFPIVVPPLRERPEDIRPLSMHFLRRLSKKLGKPLTSIANTSLQQLLTYDWPGNIRELEHVLERAAILSPTATLELAEPLRTSPLSGVLVFSSPSAEQVQPIEKTMRTAILAALAKSGNRIRGNGGAAELLNLKPTTLEARMKKLNISGYTKPTNS, encoded by the coding sequence ATGGCTTACTACGGTGAACTGAACCGACTCCCTTCCCTACTAGTGGTGGAGGACGAGTTTCTGATTGCCCACGATCTTCGACGGATACTAACTAACGCGGGGTATGATGTGTTAGGTTTGGCGGCCTCCGTACAGGAAGCCAAGGAACGCATGGCCCAGCAAACACCGGATATTGTTTTACTGGACATTTTACTCATTGGGCCAGAAACGGGTATTGATCTGGCAGAATGGCTGAAAGAACAGGCCATACCGTTCGTTTTCCTGTCGGCTAATCTTAGCAACGAGCTGCTCGAAGCGGCCAAACGTACCCAGCCCTTCGGCTTTCTGACCAAGCCGTTTCGCGAAAAAGACGTACTGACCACGCTGGAACTAGCCCGCTATCGTCACGCTCACAGCGAAGAAGCCAAGCTCCGGCAGCAACAGGCCATTCAGATTGCCGTCAACAACGCTATTGTTACCATTCAGGATCGGGATCAGCTGTGTCTGGCCATTGCTCAGCAGATTAATCAACTCGTCCCCTTTTCCTTTCTTAACCTGCGGATTGGCTTACCAGATGAGTCCTCTTTTTACTGGCTGATGCTGGAAAAAACGTCAGAACATACGTTTGTACGGATCAACCCAACCGCTCTGTTACCCAGCCAAACGGATGGGCAAATGCTGGACAAACTGGATCGGGAAGCTCCGGATCGACTGGGTGAACAAAGGGGAATCTTTGTCGGTGAAGACTTTCAGCAACTCTGTGAGCATTACATCACCGCCCGCTCCTGCCGGGATCATTTTCAGGTACAATCGCTGATGCTCTTTCCCATTCAGCTCAAGCGTAATTCCAGAACTACGATTATTGTATCTAGTACGTCCTTGGAGGGTTTTACGCCGAAAGAGTACCAGGCCGTTAGTCTGATTACGCCTCAGATTGCCCTGGCTCTGGATAATTTACTGGCTTACGAAGAATTAGAGGCTCGCCGCCAGCTGAAAGCCATCGAACTAACGATTGTCAATGCCTTTCGAAATGGTAGTGATGTCCGGTCCGTTTTGGCCCAGGTGGCGGGTAGTATCAACGAACGAATGCCCGTAGATATGGTTACCCTGTACCGGGTTGGTCCAGCTCCGGAAACGGTTTCCGTGACGAGTATAGCTCAGAAAGAAGTCGGTGTTTTTGTGACCGTAACCGAGCAGGAACTGATGCAACGGCACGGCCTGCAGCCCGCCGACTGGCAACAGTCTTTGTCCGATATGCCCTACTGGCTTATGAAACCCACCCTTTGCGTCGGCAGCCAGTTTACGGATGGCCCATCCGGTAATGCCGTGAGTGATCTCTACCAGAAACTGGGTTTGCCTTCGGTCATGTACGTGCCCATCTTCATCAAAGATCAGGCCATGGCCTCGTTGGTACTGGCCAGTCGGGCCCCCTATGCCTTCACCTACAAAGATCTCAGCACCTTACAGGATATTAGCGTTCAGATGGGAATGGCCCTGGAAAACCTGTTGGCCTTTGAACGCATCAAAACCCTGAGTGAGCAGCTCGAACTCGAAAAAACCTACCTCACCGAAGAGATCAAGACCAGCCATAATTTCGAAGAGATTATTGGCTCCAGTGCTGCCTTACAAGCCGTGTTCACCAACATTAGCCAGGTAGCCCGAACCGACGCAACGGTACTGATTTTGGGTGAAACCGGAACGGGTAAAGAGCTGGTAGCCCGAGCCATCCACAACCGATCTACGCGACAAGGCCGAACGGTTGTCAAAGTCAATTGTGCCGCCTTACCGGCCCAACTCATCGAATCGGAGTTGTTCGGGCACGAGCGGGGAAGCTTTACCGGGGCCACTGAAAAGCGGATTGGCAAGTTTGAATTAGCGAATGGCGGTACCCTATTTCTCGATGAAATCGGGGAGCTTCCACTCGAATTACAGGCCAAATTACTACGGGCCATTCAGGAACGAGAAATTGAGCGGTTGGGGGGTAAAGGTCCGATCAAGATCGACACCCGAATCATTGCCGCTACGAATCGGAACCTGCAGCAGGAAGTAGCCCAAGGGCGATTTCGTTCCGATTTATACTACCGTCTGGCTGTATTTCCCATTGTCGTCCCCCCGCTCCGTGAGCGACCTGAGGATATTCGCCCCTTATCCATGCATTTTCTCCGGCGTCTCAGTAAGAAATTAGGCAAACCGCTGACGAGCATCGCCAATACTTCCCTGCAACAACTGCTTACCTACGACTGGCCGGGGAATATCCGTGAACTGGAACACGTCCTGGAACGAGCCGCCATCTTATCTCCTACCGCTACGCTGGAGCTGGCGGAACCTTTACGAACGAGTCCGTTATCTGGCGTACTGGTTTTTTCCAGCCCTTCGGCAGAGCAGGTACAGCCCATTGAAAAAACCATGCGGACGGCTATTCTGGCGGCTTTGGCTAAATCAGGCAATCGCATTCGGGGTAACGGTGGTGCGGCGGAACTACTGAATTTGAAACCTACCACGCTCGAAGCCCGGATGAAGAAATTAAACATCAGCGGGTATACTAAACCGACCAACAGCTAA